The following nucleotide sequence is from Gemmatimonadaceae bacterium.
AGCCGGCCATCACGATTTCCGACGAGGCGCGCAAGCGGGCGAAGTAGCGGGTCAGCGCGTCGCGCCCGGCGACGACCGGACTACGACGGTACGCGCCCCGTCCAGCGCAGCACGGCGCACATGCAGCGATGGAACGGGTCCACCGGCTCGCAGTACATCATCGGGCAGCCGCCGACGATGGCCTGCAGCCCGAGCCGCTCCGCCTCGGCGACCGCTTCGGCCGAGACGCTGCCATCGCCGATGGAGCGATGGAACCAGACCGCGCGCACGCCGCGCGCCGCCCCCTCGCGCACGAGCGCCACGCCGGTGGCCGGGTGCGCCGCCATCATCAGCGCATCGACCTCGCCGGGAATGGATGCCAGGTCGGGGTAGCAGGTTGCCCCTTCCAGTGCGTTGGCGTTCGGATTGACCGGCACCACGTCATGCCCGCTGTCGCGCAGGCGGCGGAAGATGGCATTGGCGGGCTGGCGCGGATCGCGCGATACGCCGGCGACGGCGATGCGGCGGGCGCGGAGGAACTGATCTATGGATGTGGGGAGAGTTCGCATGGATTGATGGTGCGAACGC
It contains:
- a CDS encoding CoA-binding protein, with protein sequence MRTLPTSIDQFLRARRIAVAGVSRDPRQPANAIFRRLRDSGHDVVPVNPNANALEGATCYPDLASIPGEVDALMMAAHPATGVALVREGAARGVRAVWFHRSIGDGSVSAEAVAEAERLGLQAIVGGCPMMYCEPVDPFHRCMCAVLRWTGRVPS